One genomic window of Halorubrum hochsteinianum includes the following:
- a CDS encoding DUF63 family protein, whose amino-acid sequence MVGGLLPAGTTLPPLPHLLVVLLAAGGVAAALRRRRPEVTGRRVLALAPWMALGSAAHVLYVVDALPPLVAPFAGSPTVYLTVGAAAGAAWLAVDAARPDRVAATLAAAGALLVVPVVAVAAGTGLSPEGARWSAVALAITVPVAGAAWVGLTRFRPEAAVTGGVGALAVFGHALDGVSTAVGTVQLGFGERTPLSRLLLEVGGLPPVPVLGEGWLFLLVKLAVATAVVWLFAAYVRETPGEGFLLLGFVAAMGLGPAVHNLVLFSVAA is encoded by the coding sequence ATGGTCGGCGGCCTCCTCCCCGCGGGGACGACGCTCCCGCCCCTGCCGCACCTCCTCGTCGTCCTGCTCGCGGCCGGCGGCGTCGCCGCCGCGCTCCGCCGCCGCCGACCCGAGGTCACCGGCCGCCGCGTCCTCGCGCTCGCCCCGTGGATGGCGCTCGGCTCGGCGGCACACGTCCTCTACGTCGTCGACGCGCTCCCGCCGCTCGTCGCCCCCTTCGCCGGCTCGCCGACGGTCTACCTGACCGTGGGCGCGGCCGCCGGCGCGGCGTGGCTCGCGGTCGACGCCGCCCGCCCGGACCGCGTCGCGGCGACGCTCGCGGCCGCCGGCGCGCTCCTCGTCGTCCCCGTCGTCGCGGTCGCGGCCGGCACCGGGCTCTCCCCCGAGGGGGCGCGCTGGTCGGCGGTCGCGCTCGCCATCACCGTCCCGGTCGCCGGCGCGGCGTGGGTCGGCCTGACGCGGTTCCGGCCCGAGGCCGCGGTCACCGGCGGCGTCGGCGCGCTCGCGGTGTTCGGCCACGCGCTCGACGGGGTCTCCACCGCGGTGGGGACCGTCCAACTCGGCTTCGGCGAGCGCACCCCCCTCTCGCGGCTCCTCCTGGAAGTCGGCGGGCTCCCGCCGGTCCCGGTGCTGGGCGAGGGGTGGCTGTTCCTCCTCGTGAAGCTCGCGGTCGCGACCGCCGTCGTCTGGCTCTTCGCGGCGTACGTCCGCGAGACCCCCGGAGAGGGGTTCCTCCTCCTCGGCTTCGTCGCGGCGATGGGGCTCGGGCCGGCGGTCCACAACCTCGTCCTCTTCTCCGTCGCGGCGTGA
- a CDS encoding DUF456 family protein, with protein sequence MALPTAELAIGLLVVWTATAFVPFVPSGVLAALTVVGYAYTTGFAEPGLPVLIALVLVSLLASAVDLLSGMVSGRLGGASTRTVVVGTLVGVVLLVPLGPIGLVVGLCGTVFLAALYENGDEPRAAARQAAYAAVGVLASAFVQAILLGGVAVAFALSVL encoded by the coding sequence ATGGCCCTCCCCACCGCCGAACTGGCGATCGGGCTGCTCGTCGTCTGGACGGCGACCGCGTTCGTTCCGTTCGTGCCGAGCGGCGTCCTCGCGGCGCTGACCGTCGTCGGCTACGCGTACACCACCGGCTTCGCCGAGCCGGGCCTCCCCGTGCTGATCGCGCTCGTGCTCGTCTCGCTTCTGGCCTCCGCCGTGGACCTGCTGTCGGGGATGGTCTCCGGGCGGCTCGGCGGCGCGTCGACCCGGACCGTCGTCGTCGGCACGCTGGTCGGCGTCGTGTTGCTGGTTCCGCTCGGCCCGATCGGGCTCGTCGTCGGGCTGTGCGGCACCGTCTTCCTCGCCGCCCTGTACGAGAACGGCGACGAACCCCGCGCCGCCGCCCGACAGGCGGCGTACGCGGCCGTCGGCGTCCTCGCGAGCGCGTTCGTTCAGGCGATCCTGCTCGGCGGCGTCGCGGTCGCGTTCGCGCTCTCGGTCCTCTGA
- a CDS encoding universal stress protein, translated as MTDLDIDLVLVPVDGSEESHEAVDYAIALASEYGASVHALYVLDEDVVRAIDHGVVDESEVADDSEAFTDSVARRADAAGVPHSNSIANGFSTSVKTVHPGSVVLDTAEELESDFIVVPREPVSGDPGEVLGKAAEYVLLYASQPVLSV; from the coding sequence ATGACCGATCTCGACATCGACCTCGTCCTCGTGCCCGTCGACGGCAGCGAGGAGTCACACGAGGCGGTCGATTACGCCATCGCGCTCGCGAGCGAGTACGGGGCGAGCGTCCACGCGCTGTACGTGCTCGACGAGGACGTGGTCCGCGCCATCGACCACGGCGTGGTCGACGAGAGCGAGGTGGCCGACGACTCCGAGGCGTTCACCGACTCGGTCGCGCGCCGCGCGGACGCCGCCGGCGTCCCTCACAGCAACTCCATCGCGAACGGCTTCTCCACCTCGGTGAAGACCGTCCACCCCGGCAGCGTCGTCCTCGACACCGCCGAGGAACTGGAGTCCGACTTCATCGTCGTCCCGCGCGAGCCGGTCTCCGGCGACCCCGGTGAGGTACTCGGGAAGGCCGCGGAGTACGTCCTGCTGTACGCGAGCCAGCCCGTGCTGTCCGTCTGA